One Methylosarcina fibrata AML-C10 DNA segment encodes these proteins:
- a CDS encoding UPF0489 family protein encodes MYSHEIINDKDVFIVRDHHHALLPWSIVRTKHEKAPILISLDHHTDSRPAYLNHMFHVHGEDNVNNEALRVQLASELDYSEENSVKAAIQKLRHDEHIHAATLSDVISIAFVIQLMDNTGTDSEEHKQYMEDRFGDGFPWNDDVEEPKPPFTFKVPNNRIFIIPTLCLPWCERMPHNDDCQKVLYDSVLENAFLDEKIRKGNEMAVFANIEDIEKQSYILDIDLDYFHTRKAVEPNAIEIFSRLVRNASAITIALEPSCVEKLAIEGENLSSEYLLEKIKGHIAYA; translated from the coding sequence ATGTATTCACACGAGATTATCAACGATAAGGATGTGTTCATTGTTCGAGATCATCACCATGCGTTATTGCCATGGTCTATTGTTCGAACAAAGCATGAAAAAGCGCCCATATTAATCAGTCTTGATCATCATACTGATAGTAGACCAGCTTACTTAAATCACATGTTTCATGTACATGGAGAGGACAATGTCAACAATGAGGCATTACGGGTACAACTGGCCTCCGAACTTGATTACTCAGAAGAAAACTCAGTAAAGGCTGCTATTCAAAAGTTACGCCATGATGAACACATTCACGCCGCAACGCTATCCGATGTGATTAGCATAGCTTTCGTCATCCAACTAATGGATAACACCGGAACAGATTCAGAAGAACACAAACAGTACATGGAAGATCGTTTTGGCGATGGTTTTCCTTGGAACGATGACGTTGAAGAGCCTAAGCCACCTTTTACGTTTAAGGTGCCAAATAATAGGATATTTATCATTCCAACTCTATGCTTGCCATGGTGCGAGCGTATGCCTCACAACGACGACTGCCAGAAAGTGTTGTATGATAGCGTATTAGAAAACGCTTTTCTCGATGAAAAAATTCGAAAAGGTAATGAAATGGCTGTTTTCGCTAATATCGAAGATATCGAAAAACAGAGTTACATTCTGGATATAGACCTTGACTATTTTCACACTCGAAAAGCCGTCGAGCCCAATGCAATAGAAATATTTTCGCGATTAGTTCGTAACGCGAGCGCTATCACTATTGCCTTGGAGCCATCATGTGTCGAGAAGCTTGCAATAGAAGGTGAAAATTTATCTTCTGAGTACCTGCTGGAGAAGATTAAGGGCCATATAGCATATGCCTAA
- the cas2 gene encoding CRISPR-associated endonuclease Cas2, which yields MMMILVTYDVSFKNETGPKRLRRMAKLCQVFGQRVQYSVFEVEVDMAQWTQLKNDLIKVMDENEDSLRIYYLGNNWERRVEHIGAKKALDLNGLLLL from the coding sequence ATGATGATGATTTTAGTGACGTATGATGTCAGTTTCAAAAATGAAACCGGCCCCAAGCGGCTGCGAAGAATGGCCAAGCTATGCCAGGTCTTCGGACAACGCGTGCAATATTCGGTGTTTGAAGTCGAAGTCGACATGGCTCAGTGGACCCAGTTGAAAAATGATTTGATCAAGGTCATGGATGAAAACGAAGACAGTTTACGCATTTATTATCTGGGCAATAACTGGGAACGGCGCGTCGAGCATATCGGCGCCAAAAAAGCGTTGGATTTAAACGGGCTGCTACTGCTTTAA
- the cas1c gene encoding type I-C CRISPR-associated endonuclease Cas1c produces the protein MRPLRNVIYIQTQNAWVHKDNENLVLKVGDETKARVPIHKLQGLVCFGQVSISPYLMAHCAENGITITYLNIYGKFLARVEGPVSGNVLLRRTQHLTGVDKSKSVAIARTLLTGKLYNQRSVLKRYLRDYRDHEATSQAAIADLGTAEKRLSRCLEQLHECQTIDTLMGREGEAAQVYFSVFQHLLRQSDFQFDARRRRPPTDPVNALLSFCYTLLTHDCRSALETTGLDPASGFLHQLRSGRPSLALDLAEELRPIVDRFVLSLINKRQLQSKDFEYWPNDSVTLKEEPRRTLLAAWQDRKQDTLMHPWFEETVPVGMLPWLQAQILARFLRGDCDSYVPFLWK, from the coding sequence ATGCGGCCCTTGCGCAATGTGATTTACATTCAGACCCAAAACGCTTGGGTGCATAAAGACAACGAAAACCTGGTGTTGAAGGTCGGCGACGAAACCAAGGCACGGGTGCCGATCCACAAATTGCAAGGCTTGGTCTGTTTCGGGCAAGTCAGCATCTCGCCATATCTGATGGCACACTGCGCCGAAAACGGCATCACCATTACCTACCTGAACATCTACGGCAAATTTCTAGCGCGCGTCGAAGGCCCGGTCAGCGGCAACGTGCTGCTCAGGCGCACGCAGCACCTGACCGGTGTCGACAAGAGTAAGAGTGTAGCGATCGCGCGCACTTTGCTGACCGGCAAACTCTATAATCAGCGCTCCGTGTTGAAACGCTATCTGCGCGATTACCGCGACCACGAAGCGACTTCGCAGGCGGCAATCGCCGACCTTGGCACGGCGGAAAAACGCTTGAGCCGCTGCCTGGAGCAACTGCACGAATGCCAGACCATCGATACCCTGATGGGACGCGAAGGCGAAGCGGCGCAAGTGTATTTCAGCGTGTTTCAACACCTGCTGCGACAAAGCGATTTCCAGTTTGACGCGCGCCGACGGCGGCCGCCGACCGATCCGGTCAATGCCCTGCTGTCGTTCTGCTATACGCTCCTGACCCACGACTGCCGTTCCGCACTGGAAACCACCGGCCTCGATCCCGCCAGCGGTTTTCTGCATCAACTGCGCAGCGGCCGGCCATCGTTGGCGCTCGATTTGGCGGAGGAATTGCGGCCTATCGTCGACCGCTTCGTGTTGTCGTTGATCAACAAGCGCCAACTGCAGTCGAAAGACTTCGAGTATTGGCCGAACGATTCGGTCACCCTCAAAGAAGAACCGCGCCGGACATTATTGGCCGCCTGGCAAGACCGTAAACAAGACACGCTGATGCATCCGTGGTTTGAAGAAACCGTGCCGGTCGGCATGCTGCCGTGGCTGCAAGCACAAATTTTGGCGAGATTCTTGCGCGGAGATTGCGATAGTTATGTGCCGTTTTTGTGGAAATAA
- the cas4 gene encoding CRISPR-associated protein Cas4, protein MPNLEPIYLSSLQHYLYCPRQFALIELENAWLENQFTAEGQVLHQRVNQADHEKRGDVRSIRSLRLAHAELGIEGVADVVEYHRQADGSEIPYPIEYKRGKPKSHRADEVQLCAQALCLEEMEGVPVPEGALFYGEVRRRHVVRFDDELRALTLQTIQACRRIIQTQTTPKAIYQNQKCRNCSLLDLCHPQDFGKKASEWLARQLTEE, encoded by the coding sequence GTGCCGAACCTGGAACCTATCTATCTGTCGAGCCTTCAGCATTACCTGTACTGCCCGCGCCAATTCGCCCTGATCGAACTGGAAAACGCCTGGCTGGAAAACCAGTTTACCGCCGAAGGCCAAGTGCTGCATCAACGGGTCAATCAGGCTGACCACGAAAAGCGCGGCGACGTGCGCAGCATCCGGTCGTTGCGTTTGGCGCACGCTGAACTGGGCATCGAGGGCGTCGCCGACGTGGTCGAATACCACCGGCAGGCCGACGGCAGCGAAATTCCCTATCCGATCGAATACAAACGCGGCAAACCGAAGTCGCACCGGGCCGACGAAGTGCAGCTTTGCGCGCAGGCGTTGTGCCTGGAAGAGATGGAGGGCGTGCCGGTGCCGGAAGGCGCGTTGTTCTACGGCGAGGTGCGCCGCCGTCACGTCGTCCGTTTCGACGACGAGCTGCGCGCCTTGACCTTGCAGACCATCCAGGCTTGTCGGCGGATCATCCAAACCCAAACCACACCCAAAGCGATTTACCAAAATCAAAAATGCCGGAATTGCTCGCTGCTCGATCTTTGCCATCCGCAGGATTTCGGTAAAAAAGCCTCGGAATGGCTGGCCCGACAATTGACAGAGGAGTGA
- the cas7c gene encoding type I-C CRISPR-associated protein Cas7/Csd2, whose product MSALSHKIDFAIIFSVKHANPNGDPLNGNRPRTDYDGFGEITDVCLKRKLRDRLQEQGKNIFVQSDEKKTDGMPSLKSRAESAEHGLGKAAFVFDGKDNTPDDARKKACEKWFDVRAFGQVFAWKSDKKKAAKSKKGQSDAEDTTADSEESSSGEGISIAIRGPVTIQSAFSIDPVNITSTQITKSVSGEGDGTKKASDTMGMKHRVDSAVYVAYGAMTPQLAEKTGFSDDDAETIKTALPRLFEGDASSARPEGSMAVKKLIWWPHNSKAGQYSSAKVHALLDVNSDGSYTLGALDGLKVEEIDGF is encoded by the coding sequence ATGAGCGCGTTAAGCCACAAAATCGATTTTGCCATCATCTTCAGCGTCAAACACGCCAACCCTAATGGCGACCCTTTAAACGGTAATCGTCCGCGCACCGATTATGACGGCTTTGGTGAGATCACCGACGTCTGCTTAAAGCGGAAACTACGCGATCGTTTGCAGGAGCAAGGAAAAAATATATTTGTCCAATCGGACGAAAAGAAAACGGATGGTATGCCGAGTTTAAAAAGTCGTGCCGAATCAGCAGAGCATGGTTTAGGTAAAGCGGCGTTTGTTTTTGATGGAAAAGACAATACACCAGATGACGCTAGAAAAAAAGCTTGTGAAAAATGGTTCGATGTTCGTGCTTTTGGACAAGTCTTTGCTTGGAAAAGTGATAAAAAGAAAGCTGCAAAATCCAAAAAAGGGCAAAGCGATGCTGAAGACACAACAGCCGACAGCGAAGAAAGTAGTTCTGGCGAAGGTATTTCGATTGCAATTCGAGGCCCCGTCACCATCCAATCGGCCTTCAGCATCGACCCCGTCAACATTACCAGTACCCAAATCACCAAAAGCGTCAGCGGTGAAGGGGATGGCACTAAAAAAGCTTCGGATACAATGGGCATGAAACATCGCGTGGACAGTGCCGTTTATGTTGCTTACGGCGCCATGACACCGCAACTTGCCGAAAAAACCGGCTTTAGCGACGACGATGCCGAAACGATCAAAACCGCGTTACCCCGGCTGTTTGAGGGCGACGCCTCGTCCGCGCGCCCCGAAGGCTCGATGGCGGTGAAAAAGCTCATCTGGTGGCCGCACAACTCGAAAGCCGGGCAATATTCGTCGGCCAAGGTTCATGCGTTGCTTGACGTCAATTCGGACGGCAGTTATACGCTCGGCGCGCTCGATGGCTTAAAAGTTGAAGAAATTGACGGCTTTTGA
- the cas8c gene encoding type I-C CRISPR-associated protein Cas8c/Csd1, with protein MSWMEKLYQTYEQAVLLDEPPPSDNDKKKYSPLVPISHTQQNAHINITLDGAGNFIKAIVLKEKTQAILPATEESAGRTGKKPPPHPLADKLQYVAKDYFDYGGNKPCFFTEYHELLKNWCNSEYAHPKVKAVLQYIEKGRVIEDLVAANIVHVDDNNVLLTQWDSGYGEAPALFKLLPKDKGVLDQGSALVCWSVELPDDPVTDTWKDTAIQQSWIDYDSSTNTEQGLCYITGEQQVLASSHPKKIRHSGDGAKLISANDSGGYTYRGKFLDDKQANGVGFTVTQKAHNALSWLIQKQGFKNGDQVYVSWAVSGKDIPEPLADIAEQFDDEANLDEVEPSQEANEIHAALDYGADLGEAYAKKLRKYMAGYAAKLDATDQIIIMGLDSATPGRMGILYYREMSSAEFLGRLKNWHEEFAWYQRHTQEIPNDTGKKPKTKVIYPIGSPVPRDIAKAAYGENVSDDLKKKVIERLIPCIVDGFPLPFDLVQSCVRKASNRAAYANDEQWLWEKNLGITCALYKGYYARHSNPEERRDYKMALDENYHKRDYLYGRLLAVAERIESVALSVTDENRSTNAARLMQRFADRPAQTWLVIYKALDPYMQRLQVSRTAFLNNQREELETIMAAFAIEDFNNNAPLSGEFLLGYYCQRQKMKDESAENRKRFAEKKDNEATDTKANLQGDPA; from the coding sequence ATGAGCTGGATGGAAAAGCTCTACCAAACCTATGAGCAAGCGGTATTGCTTGATGAGCCACCACCCTCCGATAACGACAAGAAAAAATACTCGCCGTTAGTGCCGATCAGCCATACCCAACAAAATGCCCATATCAACATTACTCTTGACGGCGCGGGCAATTTTATAAAAGCCATTGTATTAAAAGAAAAAACTCAGGCGATTCTGCCTGCAACGGAAGAGTCTGCGGGGCGAACTGGAAAAAAACCACCTCCTCACCCATTAGCCGATAAATTGCAGTATGTAGCTAAAGACTATTTCGATTATGGTGGAAATAAACCATGTTTCTTCACGGAGTATCACGAGTTATTAAAAAACTGGTGCAATTCGGAGTATGCCCATCCAAAAGTCAAAGCAGTTCTGCAATACATCGAAAAAGGCAGGGTGATTGAAGATTTGGTCGCCGCAAACATTGTTCATGTGGATGACAACAACGTATTGCTCACCCAATGGGACAGCGGCTACGGCGAAGCCCCAGCATTGTTTAAATTGCTGCCGAAAGATAAAGGTGTGTTAGACCAAGGTTCCGCCCTGGTGTGTTGGTCAGTCGAATTGCCGGACGACCCCGTGACGGACACTTGGAAAGACACTGCCATTCAACAAAGCTGGATCGACTACGACAGTTCCACCAATACCGAGCAAGGTTTGTGTTACATCACGGGCGAACAGCAGGTATTGGCCAGCAGCCATCCGAAAAAAATCCGCCATTCGGGCGACGGGGCAAAACTGATTTCCGCCAATGATTCGGGCGGCTACACCTATCGCGGCAAATTTTTGGATGACAAACAAGCCAATGGCGTTGGCTTTACCGTCACCCAAAAAGCCCATAACGCCTTAAGTTGGCTAATCCAAAAACAAGGCTTTAAAAATGGCGACCAAGTGTATGTGTCGTGGGCCGTTTCAGGTAAAGACATACCAGAACCTTTAGCGGATATTGCCGAACAATTTGATGATGAAGCCAATTTAGACGAAGTTGAGCCCAGCCAAGAAGCTAATGAAATACATGCTGCGTTAGATTACGGCGCGGACTTAGGTGAAGCCTACGCAAAAAAACTCCGCAAATACATGGCGGGTTATGCGGCAAAGCTGGACGCAACAGACCAAATCATCATCATGGGGCTGGATTCTGCGACCCCTGGACGCATGGGTATTTTGTACTATCGAGAAATGTCCAGTGCTGAGTTTCTGGGTCGTTTAAAAAACTGGCACGAAGAATTTGCCTGGTATCAACGCCATACCCAAGAAATTCCCAACGATACGGGCAAAAAGCCCAAAACCAAAGTCATTTACCCTATCGGCTCACCTGTGCCGAGAGACATAGCCAAAGCCGCTTACGGCGAAAACGTCAGCGATGATTTAAAGAAAAAAGTCATAGAACGCTTGATTCCTTGCATTGTGGACGGCTTTCCCTTGCCATTCGATTTAGTGCAAAGTTGTGTGCGGAAAGCCAGCAATCGCGCGGCCTATGCCAATGATGAGCAATGGCTCTGGGAAAAAAATTTAGGCATTACCTGTGCTCTATACAAAGGCTATTACGCCCGACATTCCAATCCCGAAGAACGGAGAGATTACAAAATGGCACTCGATGAAAACTACCATAAGCGCGATTATCTTTACGGCCGACTGCTTGCCGTTGCCGAACGCATAGAAAGCGTTGCGTTAAGCGTTACCGATGAAAATCGCTCGACCAACGCCGCCCGCTTGATGCAACGTTTTGCCGACCGTCCGGCACAAACGTGGCTTGTGATTTATAAAGCTTTGGACCCGTATATGCAACGCTTACAAGTCTCGCGTACCGCTTTTTTAAATAACCAGCGTGAAGAACTGGAAACCATTATGGCGGCATTCGCTATTGAAGACTTTAACAATAACGCACCGTTATCCGGCGAGTTTTTATTGGGTTATTACTGCCAACGCCAAAAAATGAAAGACGAATCAGCGGAAAACAGAAAACGTTTTGCCGAGAAAAAAGATAACGAAGCAACAGATACCAAAGCCAACTTACAAGGAGACCCAGCATGA
- the cas5c gene encoding type I-C CRISPR-associated protein Cas5c: MRNTITFRLRGRYALFTDPITKVGGEKCSYHLPTYEAIKGVLKSIYWKPTIIWHVDKVRVMKPLSTQTKGTKPLVWNAGGNSLAIYTFLRDVEYQVQAHFEWNEHRPELAGDRIDGKHFSIVNRSLDKGGRQDIFLGTRDCQGYIEPCEFGSGDSPYQDIEELSFGLMFHSFAYPDETGGKNLESLFWQATLKHGILEFPRPEQCATRRIVRPMSVKPFGIGTSLKDVQTEEAEL, translated from the coding sequence ATGAGAAACACGATTACTTTTCGATTGCGGGGCCGGTACGCCTTATTTACCGACCCAATTACCAAAGTCGGCGGTGAAAAATGTTCCTATCACCTGCCCACTTACGAAGCCATAAAAGGCGTACTCAAATCCATTTACTGGAAGCCCACGATTATTTGGCATGTTGACAAAGTGCGGGTGATGAAACCCTTAAGCACTCAAACCAAAGGCACCAAACCCTTGGTGTGGAATGCGGGCGGCAACAGCTTGGCGATTTACACCTTTTTGCGAGATGTCGAATACCAAGTGCAGGCGCATTTTGAATGGAATGAACACCGTCCAGAACTTGCGGGTGACCGCATCGACGGCAAACATTTCAGTATTGTGAACCGCAGCCTGGACAAAGGCGGCAGGCAAGATATTTTTCTAGGCACCCGCGATTGCCAAGGATACATTGAACCGTGCGAATTTGGCTCAGGCGATAGCCCCTATCAAGACATTGAAGAACTCAGCTTTGGCTTGATGTTCCACAGTTTTGCCTACCCCGATGAAACAGGCGGCAAAAACTTGGAAAGCCTGTTTTGGCAAGCCACGCTAAAACACGGTATTTTAGAGTTTCCCCGTCCTGAACAGTGCGCCACACGTCGCATCGTACGCCCCATGTCGGTCAAGCCCTTCGGTATCGGCACGAGTTTAAAAGACGTACAAACCGAGGAGGCGGAATTATGA
- a CDS encoding CRISPR-associated helicase/endonuclease Cas3, with protein MHTNQSNTGYIAHVRASDNTIQSVATHLHEVASIARQLAGKINIPEAGEMIGLLHDFGKYSQAFQDYIKSGTGLYDADHIDYVDAKGKKGKIDHSTAGAQWLWQAMSNIGRSGEGKLCGQMLALCIASHHSGLIDCLKPDGTNEFERRMTKNDDFTHLDECRQNADADPEVLEKARQLVKPAISTLWRQRQAIMLATRESETIRQFYFGFWTRFLFSCLIDADRISSADFENPHLAEYRNQTVSWDVAITRLEIFLTEQQSEIERKREQLAENTLQLNERRRFISDTCLNRAAHPQGIYSLTVPTGGGKTYASLRFALHHAKKHGLERIVYVIPYTSIIEQNAEAIRKAIEHADDKWPWVMEHHSNLEPEQQTWHSKLVAENWDAPIVLTTMVQFLETCFSGGTRGVRRLHQLANSVVIFDEIQTLPINCTHLFCNALNFLTAYTKTTAVLCTATQPLLDQLKSPEKGQLTIPKENELVEDIVELFKQLKRVDIVDKTKPNGWKLEEIAGLAISEFQDKSSCLVIVNTKAWAEVLYRNCVDSVNKDSVFHLSTHQCSAHRTTIFNTIKARLKAKKPVLCFSTQLIEAGVDIDFASVIRFLAGLDSIAQAAGRCNRNAVLDTATVHVVNPEKETIDQLTDIKVGKEKTGRVFRECAGLDLLAPDVMKLYFKYFFYERADQMCYPVSDKIAERDDSLLNLLSENKKNNGKNAKLDLKQSFMTAGEAFKAIDAPTHSVIVPYGHGNCLITELCGVSEKFDAAGFHKRLREAQKYSVNVFPNVWKKLLEQGAVHEIQQAGVYYLDERYYSPEFGLSTEPVAKYGLDYL; from the coding sequence ATGCATACAAATCAATCAAATACCGGTTATATTGCCCATGTCCGGGCCTCGGATAATACCATCCAAAGTGTGGCCACCCATTTGCATGAAGTCGCCTCAATCGCCCGTCAGTTAGCGGGCAAAATCAATATACCGGAAGCGGGCGAAATGATCGGCTTGCTGCATGATTTCGGCAAATACAGCCAAGCTTTCCAAGACTACATAAAATCCGGCACGGGCTTATATGACGCAGACCACATAGATTATGTCGACGCCAAGGGGAAAAAAGGCAAAATAGATCATTCCACAGCAGGGGCACAATGGCTTTGGCAAGCGATGAGCAACATTGGCAGGAGCGGCGAAGGCAAGCTTTGCGGGCAAATGTTGGCCCTGTGTATTGCATCGCACCATTCAGGATTGATTGATTGTTTAAAACCAGACGGCACCAATGAATTTGAGCGGCGAATGACCAAGAATGACGACTTTACTCACCTTGACGAATGCCGACAAAATGCCGATGCTGATCCCGAAGTTTTAGAAAAAGCCCGGCAACTGGTTAAGCCTGCGATTTCAACATTGTGGCGGCAACGGCAAGCCATCATGCTGGCAACCCGTGAGTCCGAAACCATTCGGCAGTTTTATTTTGGCTTCTGGACGCGCTTTTTGTTCAGTTGCCTGATCGATGCCGACCGGATTAGCAGCGCCGACTTTGAAAACCCTCATCTAGCCGAATACCGCAACCAAACGGTATCGTGGGATGTTGCCATCACTCGCTTGGAAATTTTCTTAACTGAACAGCAAAGCGAAATTGAGCGAAAGCGTGAACAATTAGCAGAGAATACGTTACAACTGAACGAACGACGGCGCTTCATTTCCGACACCTGCCTTAACCGTGCGGCGCATCCGCAAGGCATTTACAGCCTAACCGTACCGACAGGCGGCGGCAAAACCTACGCCAGTTTGCGTTTTGCTTTGCATCATGCAAAAAAGCATGGCTTGGAACGCATTGTTTACGTCATTCCTTACACCTCCATCATTGAACAAAACGCCGAAGCCATCCGCAAAGCGATTGAACACGCCGATGATAAATGGCCCTGGGTAATGGAACACCATTCTAATTTGGAACCCGAGCAACAAACTTGGCACAGTAAATTAGTCGCTGAAAATTGGGATGCGCCGATTGTGTTGACGACGATGGTGCAATTTTTGGAAACCTGCTTTAGCGGCGGCACACGCGGGGTCAGACGATTGCACCAGTTAGCCAATAGCGTGGTCATCTTTGATGAAATCCAAACCTTGCCAATTAACTGCACTCATCTATTTTGCAACGCGCTGAATTTTTTGACCGCTTATACCAAAACGACGGCGGTGTTATGCACGGCAACCCAACCGCTATTGGATCAACTCAAAAGCCCTGAAAAAGGGCAGCTTACCATTCCAAAAGAAAACGAACTGGTGGAAGACATAGTAGAGTTGTTTAAACAGCTTAAGCGCGTGGACATCGTAGATAAGACCAAACCCAACGGTTGGAAGCTAGAGGAAATCGCTGGACTCGCAATAAGCGAGTTTCAAGACAAAAGCAGTTGCTTAGTCATCGTCAACACCAAAGCTTGGGCGGAAGTCTTATACCGTAATTGTGTGGACAGCGTAAACAAAGACAGCGTGTTTCACCTCAGCACCCATCAATGTTCCGCCCACCGCACCACGATTTTCAACACCATCAAGGCGCGTCTAAAAGCTAAAAAACCGGTATTGTGTTTTAGCACCCAATTGATTGAAGCGGGTGTTGATATCGACTTTGCCAGCGTGATCCGCTTTTTGGCAGGGCTAGATTCCATTGCCCAAGCGGCGGGACGCTGTAATCGAAATGCCGTTTTGGACACAGCAACCGTTCACGTTGTCAACCCAGAAAAAGAAACTATTGACCAACTGACTGACATCAAAGTGGGAAAAGAAAAGACCGGTCGCGTTTTTAGAGAATGTGCAGGCCTAGATTTATTGGCTCCCGACGTGATGAAACTGTATTTCAAATATTTCTTTTATGAACGTGCAGATCAAATGTGTTATCCCGTTTCAGACAAAATCGCGGAAAGAGACGATAGCCTATTGAATTTACTGAGTGAAAATAAAAAGAACAACGGCAAAAACGCCAAGCTTGATTTAAAGCAATCGTTCATGACCGCTGGCGAGGCATTCAAAGCCATAGATGCTCCTACGCATTCTGTGATTGTCCCCTATGGACACGGAAACTGCTTGATTACCGAACTGTGCGGGGTATCAGAAAAGTTCGACGCGGCCGGGTTTCATAAGCGCCTTCGGGAAGCGCAAAAATACAGCGTCAATGTTTTTCCCAATGTTTGGAAAAAATTGCTTGAACAGGGCGCAGTACACGAAATTCAACAGGCGGGCGTGTATTACCTGGATGAACGCTACTACAGCCCTGAGTTTGGCTTGTCCACTGAACCAGTTGCCAAATATGGACTTGATTACTTATAG
- a CDS encoding CRISPR-associated endonuclease Cas3'': MKEHLNNVGLLAEKYAEIFNCADYGKAAGLLHDLGKYTDEFQRRLEGKHPKVDHATWGAKIALEKYNNDFGYLIAYGIAGHHAGLANGDYRTEQKLTPLKERCNKSRLPILNSAWKDEIEPLLPCKLSVPPLKPKAGFKNFQIAFLSRMILSCLVDADRLDTEDYENRVAGKSSSRGQNRLSTLPPVAYTHYS; this comes from the coding sequence TTGAAAGAACATCTAAATAACGTCGGGTTGCTGGCCGAGAAATATGCAGAGATCTTCAACTGCGCCGACTATGGCAAGGCTGCAGGATTACTGCACGACCTGGGCAAATACACGGACGAGTTTCAACGACGACTCGAAGGAAAGCACCCCAAAGTCGATCATGCCACCTGGGGCGCGAAGATAGCGCTCGAAAAATACAATAACGACTTCGGTTATTTGATTGCTTACGGCATCGCCGGCCACCATGCGGGGCTTGCCAACGGCGATTACCGCACAGAACAGAAGCTAACGCCGCTGAAAGAGCGCTGCAACAAATCCCGCCTGCCCATCCTGAATTCGGCTTGGAAGGACGAAATAGAACCGCTCTTACCGTGCAAACTGTCCGTGCCGCCGCTAAAACCGAAAGCCGGCTTTAAAAATTTTCAAATCGCTTTTTTGTCCCGGATGATTCTGTCTTGCCTCGTCGATGCGGACCGCTTGGATACTGAGGACTACGAAAACCGGGTTGCCGGCAAATCCTCGTCGCGCGGGCAGAATAGACTATCAACCTTGCCGCCAGTTGCCTATACGCACTATTCGTAA
- a CDS encoding Arm DNA-binding domain-containing protein, whose translation MTSTGFNYFRLKYRFGGKEKVLALDTYPEINLELTRKNGIDPIHEQIITGIDPALPGISKMLIIQKRCPP comes from the coding sequence ATCACCTCAACCGGCTTTAATTATTTTCGTCTGAAATATCGTTTCGGTGGTAAGGAGAAAGTTTTAGCCCTGGATACATATCCTGAGATCAACCTTGAATTAACTCGAAAAAACGGGATAGATCCGATCCATGAGCAAATCATAACAGGAATTGATCCAGCATTACCCGGAATATCGAAGATGCTGATAATTCAGAAAAGATGTCCTCCCTAG
- a CDS encoding 2OG-Fe dioxygenase family protein, whose translation MQEVFVSTGFEFGFLFCMRTENAIDPAAFKPFFNDLPVDPNIKGHYRYRRLSRFKLTEKGVMKLPHGYLFQSKAYNPLVGDIKREFEELDDELVNLEMFKALLLVFRDFCALRPGAEIGVHQIRTTCSRESFGDPAPEGIHQDGTNFVCIYSVDRNNVEGAETHLYTSKSGESSVFNKVLYPGEMVLVNDRKFFHYTTPVHPAGDGTGTRDVFVLTCPSLMMDF comes from the coding sequence ATGCAAGAAGTATTCGTATCGACCGGCTTCGAATTCGGGTTTCTGTTTTGCATGAGAACGGAAAACGCCATCGATCCGGCGGCATTCAAACCATTCTTCAATGACCTTCCGGTCGACCCCAACATCAAGGGGCATTACCGCTACCGGCGCCTGTCGCGCTTCAAATTGACCGAAAAAGGCGTAATGAAGCTTCCCCACGGTTATCTGTTCCAAAGCAAGGCATACAACCCCCTGGTTGGCGACATCAAAAGGGAGTTCGAAGAGCTTGACGACGAGTTGGTCAATCTGGAGATGTTCAAAGCGCTGCTGCTGGTGTTTCGGGATTTTTGCGCGCTCCGTCCCGGCGCCGAAATCGGCGTCCACCAGATCCGGACGACCTGCTCCCGGGAAAGTTTCGGCGATCCCGCTCCGGAAGGCATCCACCAGGACGGAACCAATTTCGTCTGTATTTACTCGGTCGACCGGAACAACGTCGAAGGCGCGGAAACGCATTTGTACACCAGCAAGAGCGGGGAATCTTCCGTATTCAATAAAGTCCTGTACCCCGGAGAAATGGTGCTGGTCAACGACCGGAAGTTTTTTCATTACACGACGCCCGTGCATCCGGCCGGCGACGGCACCGGCACCCGCGATGTCTTCGTCTTGACCTGTCCGAGCCTGATGATGGATTTTTGA